A single region of the Anaerolineales bacterium genome encodes:
- a CDS encoding cysteine desulfurase: MTTFQTAPMVNERMAAARTDFPILQREVRPGVPLIYLDSGATSQKPTAVIEAESRFYREINANVHRGIHTFSEQATTAYEAARVKVKTFINAAHASEIIFVRNTTEAINLVAYAWGLANLHAGDVILVSEMEHHANIVPWQIVGGMRGAVVRPIPITAEGQIDLNAYHRVLNEGRVRVVAVTHVSNVLGTITPINEMIAAAKRVEALTVVDAAQSAPHMALDVQAMGADFVAFSGHKMCAPTGIGVLYGRRERLAAIPPFLGGGSMIKEVRFSGTTFAEAPQKFEAGTPNIAGAVGLGAAIDYLTALDMAAIHAHEVTLIEHAIARLKAVPGVQVYGPPADQRAGLVAFTLTGVHPHDVAAGLDNAGIAVRAGHHCAMPLHEKFGLAATIRASFYLYNTLAEADALAEAVEKVRAFFVR, translated from the coding sequence AACCTCTCAAAAACCAACCGCCGTGATCGAAGCGGAGTCGCGTTTTTATCGCGAGATCAACGCGAACGTTCATCGCGGCATCCATACCTTTAGCGAACAAGCAACCACCGCCTATGAAGCGGCGCGGGTCAAGGTGAAAACCTTCATCAACGCCGCCCACGCCAGCGAAATTATTTTTGTCCGTAACACAACGGAGGCGATCAACCTTGTCGCCTATGCGTGGGGGTTGGCGAATCTCCATGCGGGCGATGTGATCCTTGTCTCGGAGATGGAACACCACGCGAACATCGTCCCCTGGCAGATTGTCGGCGGGATGCGCGGGGCGGTGGTGCGCCCAATTCCAATCACGGCGGAGGGGCAGATTGACCTGAACGCCTACCACCGCGTGCTAAACGAGGGACGGGTGCGCGTTGTCGCTGTGACGCATGTCTCGAATGTGTTGGGGACGATCACGCCCATTAATGAGATGATCGCAGCGGCAAAACGGGTAGAGGCGCTGACCGTTGTTGATGCCGCCCAAAGCGCCCCCCATATGGCGCTCGATGTCCAAGCCATGGGCGCTGATTTCGTCGCCTTTTCGGGGCATAAGATGTGCGCCCCAACAGGGATTGGCGTCCTGTATGGGCGGCGCGAACGGTTGGCGGCGATACCCCCCTTCCTCGGTGGGGGGAGTATGATTAAGGAGGTGCGTTTTAGCGGGACAACCTTTGCCGAAGCGCCGCAAAAATTTGAGGCGGGAACGCCGAACATTGCTGGCGCGGTGGGGCTAGGGGCAGCCATTGATTACCTGACCGCGCTCGACATGGCAGCGATCCATGCCCATGAAGTGACGTTGATCGAACACGCCATAGCGCGGTTGAAGGCGGTTCCCGGTGTGCAAGTGTACGGTCCCCCCGCCGATCAGCGTGCGGGCTTGGTCGCCTTCACCTTGACGGGCGTCCACCCGCATGATGTGGCGGCGGGCTTGGATAACGCGGGGATCGCCGTGCGTGCCGGACACCACTGCGCGATGCCGCTCCATGAGAAATTTGGGCTGGCGGCGACAATCCGCGCCAGTTTTTACCTCTACAACACGCTGGCTGAGGCGGATGCCCTTGCCGAGGCAGTCGAAAAAGTGCGGGCGTTCTTCGTCCGCTAG
- a CDS encoding iron-sulfur cluster assembly scaffold protein — protein MDMYHEVILDHYHDPRNWGVLEPADIDHEEKNPLCGDRLRLTLRVTDGVIAAVGWSGEGCAISRAAASMLGELLPGKTLAEVQQISKEDVLEMVGIPLGPVRLKCALLSLKTLKIGAYGLAGWHADE, from the coding sequence ATGGATATGTACCACGAAGTGATCCTTGATCACTACCATGATCCCCGTAATTGGGGCGTCCTTGAGCCGGCGGATATTGACCACGAGGAAAAAAATCCTCTGTGTGGTGACCGGCTGCGGCTGACGCTGCGCGTTACCGATGGGGTGATCGCGGCGGTGGGCTGGTCTGGCGAGGGCTGTGCGATTAGCCGTGCGGCGGCATCCATGTTGGGGGAACTGCTTCCGGGCAAAACGCTTGCCGAAGTGCAGCAGATCAGCAAAGAGGATGTCTTAGAAATGGTCGGGATTCCGCTTGGTCCCGTGCGGCTGAAGTGCGCCTTGCTCTCTTTGAAAACGCTGAAAATTGGCGCATATGGGTTGGCTGGTTGGCATGCTGACGAATGA